One Longimicrobiales bacterium DNA window includes the following coding sequences:
- the ccmA gene encoding heme ABC exporter ATP-binding protein CcmA: MSEGRSRTAPAADPAALELEGIVRRFGTRWVLRGISLRLEPGAVLALTGRNGSGKTTLLRLITTAIRPTRGSGRVFGQDLVREAPGVRDAVGILAHHAGLYEDLTAGENLAFALRMYGQRADSSAIGEALEEVGLGEERDERVRGFSAGMRRRLALARLLLRPPRLLLLDEPYASFDVDGIQLVNRFAARTASEGGAVIIATHELARGRGLIDRVVRIEDGRLADRDAQQELAAEQDFAWSHLQAVEGGT; the protein is encoded by the coding sequence GTGAGTGAAGGACGTTCCAGGACGGCACCCGCGGCGGATCCCGCCGCGCTCGAGCTCGAGGGCATCGTACGACGCTTCGGCACCCGCTGGGTGCTGCGCGGGATCAGCCTGCGGCTCGAGCCGGGTGCCGTGCTTGCGCTGACGGGCCGGAACGGCTCCGGCAAGACGACGCTGCTGCGACTGATCACGACGGCGATCCGGCCGACGCGTGGCAGCGGTCGCGTCTTCGGACAGGACCTGGTGCGCGAGGCGCCGGGGGTCCGCGATGCGGTCGGCATCCTGGCGCACCACGCGGGACTGTACGAGGACCTGACGGCAGGGGAAAACCTGGCGTTCGCACTTCGCATGTACGGACAGCGCGCGGATTCCAGTGCCATCGGTGAAGCACTGGAGGAGGTGGGGCTGGGGGAGGAGCGGGACGAGCGGGTGCGCGGCTTCTCGGCGGGCATGCGCCGCCGCCTCGCGCTCGCGCGGCTGCTGCTGCGGCCGCCCAGGCTGCTCCTGCTGGACGAGCCGTACGCGAGCTTCGATGTGGACGGCATCCAGCTGGTCAACCGGTTTGCGGCCCGCACGGCAAGCGAGGGCGGCGCGGTCATCATTGCCACGCACGAGCTGGCGCGTGGTCGGGGCCTCATCGACCGGGTGGTCCGGATCGAGGACGGCCGGCTCGCGGATCGCGACGCGCAGCAGGAGCTGGCGGCGGAGCAGGACTTCGCGTGGAGCCACCTGCAGGCGGTGGAGGGGGGCACCTGA
- a CDS encoding NAD(P)(+) transhydrogenase (Re/Si-specific) subunit beta, whose translation MNGAEAGGLSLLINAAYLVAAVLFIVGLKLLSSAATARRGNIYAASGMLVAVVATLLSWEIVSFTWIVVGLVLGTGLGVFLARTVQMTEMPQMVALLNGFGGAASALVAGDEYLRFAAGAISPSYDVQTTIMLSVLIGGLTFSGSMMAWAKLQEVMTGRPITYAGQKFVSAVVFGGALLLAAWLVAVDPNLPWYLVLNVLALIIGVMFVLPIGGADMPVVISLLNSFSGIAAGMTGFVLDNNVLIVSGALVGASGIILTQIMCRAMNRSLANVLFSAFGSQVQATGGAAMDGKVVRSLTTDDAAVLLGYARSVIFVPGYGLAVSQAQHQVRELADLLEGRGVEVKYAIHPVAGRMPGHMNVLLAEANVPYPQLVEMDTINPEFERTDVAVVIGANDVVNPAARHDQGSPIYGMPILDADKAKTVIVLKRSMNPGFAGIENELFFNENTRMLFGDARKSLTALVTELKSGV comes from the coding sequence ATGAACGGCGCCGAAGCGGGGGGCCTCTCCCTCCTGATCAACGCGGCGTACCTGGTCGCCGCCGTCCTCTTCATCGTCGGCCTCAAGCTGCTCTCGTCGGCGGCGACCGCCCGGCGGGGCAACATCTATGCTGCGTCCGGCATGCTGGTGGCCGTGGTCGCGACCCTGCTCAGCTGGGAGATCGTCAGCTTCACCTGGATCGTGGTGGGGCTGGTGCTGGGCACCGGTCTCGGCGTCTTCCTGGCTCGCACCGTCCAGATGACGGAGATGCCGCAGATGGTCGCGCTGCTGAACGGCTTCGGCGGTGCTGCGTCGGCGCTGGTCGCGGGCGACGAATACCTGCGCTTCGCGGCAGGCGCGATCAGCCCGTCCTACGACGTCCAGACCACGATCATGCTGTCCGTGCTGATCGGCGGGCTGACGTTCTCGGGCAGCATGATGGCCTGGGCGAAGCTGCAGGAGGTCATGACCGGGCGGCCGATCACGTACGCTGGCCAGAAGTTCGTGAGCGCCGTCGTGTTCGGTGGCGCCCTGCTGCTGGCGGCCTGGCTGGTTGCGGTCGACCCGAACCTGCCGTGGTACCTGGTGTTGAACGTGCTCGCCCTGATCATCGGCGTGATGTTCGTGCTGCCGATCGGCGGCGCGGACATGCCCGTGGTGATCTCGCTGCTGAACTCGTTCTCCGGCATCGCGGCGGGCATGACGGGCTTCGTGCTGGACAACAACGTGCTGATCGTGAGCGGTGCGCTGGTCGGCGCGAGCGGCATCATCCTGACCCAGATCATGTGCCGCGCGATGAACCGGTCGCTGGCGAACGTCCTGTTCAGCGCGTTCGGCAGCCAGGTCCAGGCGACGGGCGGGGCGGCGATGGACGGCAAGGTCGTGCGCTCGCTCACGACCGACGACGCCGCGGTGCTGCTCGGCTATGCCCGCTCGGTGATCTTCGTGCCGGGGTACGGGCTCGCGGTGTCGCAGGCGCAGCACCAGGTCCGCGAGCTGGCGGACCTGCTGGAAGGGCGCGGCGTCGAGGTAAAGTACGCGATCCATCCCGTGGCCGGCCGCATGCCCGGGCACATGAATGTGCTGCTCGCGGAAGCCAACGTGCCGTACCCGCAGCTGGTCGAGATGGACACGATCAACCCGGAGTTCGAGCGCACGGACGTCGCGGTCGTGATCGGCGCCAACGACGTGGTCAACCCGGCGGCGCGCCACGACCAGGGCAGCCCGATCTACGGGATGCCGATCCTGGACGCCGACAAGGCCAAGACGGTGATCGTGCTGAAGCGCAGCATGAATCCGGGCTTCGCGGGTATCGAGAACGAGCTGTTCTTCAACGAAAACACGCGCATGCTGTTTGGCGATGCGCGCAAGTCGCTGACGGCGCTCGTCACCGAGCTGAAGAGCGGAGTCTGA
- a CDS encoding NAD(P) transhydrogenase subunit alpha — protein sequence MGEALLMSLYVFVLAIFVGFEVIGKVPQMLHTPLMSGSNAISGITVVGALVVAGRVESTLSIVLGVLAIVLATVNVVGGFLVTDRMLQMFRRRPEEQR from the coding sequence GTGGGTGAGGCGCTGCTGATGTCGCTGTACGTGTTCGTGCTGGCGATCTTCGTGGGATTCGAGGTGATCGGCAAAGTCCCGCAGATGCTGCACACGCCGCTCATGTCCGGCTCCAACGCGATCAGCGGAATTACGGTTGTCGGCGCGCTCGTCGTGGCCGGCCGGGTCGAGTCCACGCTCTCGATCGTGCTCGGTGTGCTCGCGATCGTGCTCGCGACGGTCAACGTGGTGGGCGGCTTCCTGGTGACTGACCGGATGCTGCAGATGTTCCGCCGGCGGCCGGAGGAACAGCGATGA